The Virgibacillus phasianinus genome includes a window with the following:
- a CDS encoding 5-methyltetrahydropteroyltriglutamate--homocysteine S-methyltransferase has protein sequence MVQSQQSEPKTNHVVAPFRGDHVGSLLRSDRIKWARIQKITGELTSDELRLIEDAEITRIVEKQKEVGLQAVTDGEFRRAWWHFDFLENLEGVEGYESDSGIQFHGTKTKAHAIKVTGKINFHNHPMLEHYKFLHNIAGSHTAKMTIPSPNMLYFRGDFENDLYDDQDLLLRDLTQAYQKAIQAFYDAGCRYLQLDDTSWSLFFSEHGHEQIRAKGQEPEQLQQFFAKLINTSIAKKPADMRITMHICRGNFKSTYAASGGYDAVSETLFDGLDVDGLFLEYDDERSGGFEPLRYVKRPDLQLVLGLVTSKFGELEDPELVKRRIDKAASFVNINQLCLSPQCGFASTEEGNILSEKEQWEKLRHVVTIANEVWK, from the coding sequence ATGGTACAATCACAGCAATCCGAGCCAAAAACAAACCATGTAGTAGCGCCATTTCGTGGTGATCATGTAGGGAGCTTGTTACGATCCGACCGAATTAAATGGGCACGAATCCAAAAAATAACTGGAGAATTAACTTCTGATGAATTGCGTCTGATTGAAGATGCTGAAATCACAAGAATTGTAGAAAAACAAAAGGAAGTTGGATTACAGGCTGTAACAGATGGGGAGTTCCGCAGGGCCTGGTGGCATTTTGACTTTCTGGAAAACCTGGAAGGTGTAGAAGGCTATGAATCAGATAGCGGCATTCAGTTCCATGGAACAAAAACAAAAGCGCATGCAATAAAAGTAACAGGCAAAATCAACTTTCACAACCATCCAATGCTGGAACATTATAAATTCCTTCATAATATTGCAGGTTCCCATACAGCTAAGATGACTATCCCAAGCCCAAATATGCTTTATTTTCGAGGGGATTTTGAAAATGACTTGTATGACGACCAAGACCTGCTGTTACGGGATTTAACCCAAGCGTACCAAAAGGCGATTCAAGCCTTCTATGATGCAGGCTGCCGCTACTTACAATTGGATGATACCTCATGGTCTCTGTTCTTCTCGGAGCATGGTCATGAACAAATTCGGGCAAAAGGACAGGAACCAGAGCAACTGCAGCAGTTCTTTGCCAAATTAATTAATACGTCAATTGCTAAAAAACCAGCTGACATGCGGATAACCATGCATATTTGCCGTGGTAATTTTAAATCAACGTATGCAGCTTCTGGAGGTTATGACGCCGTTTCAGAAACATTGTTTGATGGGCTGGATGTAGATGGGTTATTCCTTGAGTATGACGATGAACGTTCAGGCGGGTTTGAACCGCTCCGCTATGTGAAACGCCCCGACTTGCAACTAGTCCTAGGCCTAGTCACATCTAAATTCGGTGAGCTAGAAGATCCTGAATTAGTTAAACGAAGGATTGATAAAGCAGCAAGTTTTGTGAATATAAATCAACTGTGTTTAAGCCCGCAGTGTGGCTTTGCATCGACTGAGGAAGGAAATATTTTATCCGAAAAAGAACAATGGGAAAAACTTAGACATGTTGTTACCATTGCCAATGAAGTTTGGAAGTAG
- a CDS encoding multicopper oxidase family protein, producing the protein MKLTKFVDRLPIMDIIKPKRKNKKGSYYEVRMEEFKQKLHRDLRPTRLWGYNRQFPGPTFDVKQGEPIQVKWMNNLPSRHILPVDRSIHEVAQHPEVRTVTHLHGSETKSASDGYPEAWFTKDFKKVGPFFKREVYEYPNRQRATMLWYHDHSMGITRLNMYAGLAGAYIIRNEQEKLLKLPKGKYEIPLVIQDRSFNDDGSLSYPRQPADPADNLPNPSITPFFLGDKIIVNGKVWPYFEVEPRKYRFRILNASNTRAYQLYLDSNQPFYQIGSDGGLLKKTVKINKLTIEPAERVDVILDFSKYEGMKVILKNNLGPNADPEDETDEVMQFDVSLPMEERDDSNIPHNLSRIPSLKQNKIDAIRNLKLVGSTDKYNRPLLLLDNKKWMDPVTEKPNLGATEIWTLMNITGFTHPIHIHLIQFQILDRRPFDLDLYNKDGRIVYTGPSRPPEPNERGWKDTVPAPSAQITRVIAKFTPYTGDYVWHCHILEHEDYDMMRPLRVIDPNHTDDKE; encoded by the coding sequence ATGAAACTTACAAAGTTTGTTGATCGGTTACCGATCATGGATATCATTAAGCCGAAACGGAAAAATAAAAAAGGATCTTATTACGAGGTGCGAATGGAAGAGTTTAAGCAAAAGTTGCATAGGGACTTAAGGCCAACGCGGTTATGGGGATACAATCGCCAGTTCCCGGGACCTACATTTGATGTCAAACAGGGCGAACCAATACAGGTGAAATGGATGAATAATTTGCCATCAAGACATATCCTTCCAGTTGATCGGTCCATTCACGAAGTAGCACAACATCCGGAAGTACGGACAGTTACTCATTTGCATGGCAGCGAGACCAAATCAGCAAGTGATGGTTATCCAGAGGCTTGGTTTACAAAAGACTTTAAAAAAGTGGGACCATTTTTTAAAAGGGAGGTTTATGAATATCCGAACAGGCAGCGGGCCACAATGCTTTGGTACCATGATCACTCCATGGGGATTACAAGATTAAATATGTATGCAGGACTCGCCGGTGCATATATAATCCGCAACGAACAGGAAAAATTATTGAAATTACCAAAAGGAAAATATGAAATCCCCCTCGTGATTCAGGATCGTTCATTCAATGATGATGGGTCCCTGTCATATCCAAGACAACCAGCAGATCCAGCAGATAACTTACCTAACCCCTCAATTACACCATTCTTTCTTGGTGATAAAATAATCGTGAATGGAAAAGTATGGCCATATTTTGAAGTTGAACCACGTAAATATCGCTTTCGCATTTTAAACGCATCAAATACCCGGGCCTATCAGCTGTATCTTGATTCAAATCAGCCTTTTTATCAAATAGGCTCAGATGGAGGTTTATTGAAAAAAACAGTGAAAATTAATAAATTGACAATTGAGCCAGCGGAACGGGTCGATGTCATTCTAGATTTCTCAAAGTATGAAGGTATGAAGGTAATTTTAAAAAACAATCTGGGACCAAATGCGGATCCAGAAGATGAAACAGATGAAGTGATGCAATTTGACGTGAGTTTGCCGATGGAGGAAAGGGATGATAGCAACATTCCTCATAATCTATCCCGTATTCCTTCACTAAAGCAGAACAAGATTGATGCAATTCGAAATTTGAAACTAGTCGGTTCAACCGATAAATACAACCGTCCATTATTGTTACTGGATAATAAAAAATGGATGGATCCTGTCACGGAGAAACCTAATCTTGGTGCAACGGAAATCTGGACATTGATGAACATTACTGGATTTACCCATCCAATTCATATTCATTTGATCCAATTTCAAATATTAGACCGCCGTCCATTTGATTTAGATCTATATAACAAGGACGGAAGAATCGTTTATACTGGCCCATCAAGGCCACCGGAACCAAATGAACGCGGTTGGAAAGACACTGTACCAGCACCGTCAGCCCAGATTACACGGGTTATTGCGAAATTCACCCCATATACTGGTGATTACGTATGGCACTGTCATATATTGGAGCATGAGGATTATGACATGATGCGGCCACTTAGGGTCATCGATCCCAATCATACAGATGATAAGGAATAA
- a CDS encoding NADP-dependent oxidoreductase, whose amino-acid sequence MQQQIKLVKRPVGIPTEKDFEFAQVPIGEPVKGEVLVRTVYISVDPYLRGRMNDVKSYVPPFELNTVISSGVIGQVVESKSTRFEKNDIVTGMLGWQQYSVAGESEIRKVDATIAPASAYLSVLGLTGLTAYFGLLEIGQPKEGETVVVSGAAGAVGSMVGQLAKIKGTRVVGIAGSDEKVNYLINKLGFDAAINYKTENVKEALKKACPNGIDVYYENVGGEIGDAVLPLLNKFARIPVCGAISTYNNKEADIGLRVQSYLIKTSSLMKGFTVGDYSSRFQEGAEALAGWLQEGKLQYEETVTDGFEHTIDAFLDLFKGANIGKAVVKVAEIEK is encoded by the coding sequence TTGCAGCAACAAATTAAACTTGTAAAAAGACCAGTAGGAATACCAACAGAAAAGGATTTTGAATTTGCCCAGGTACCCATTGGAGAACCTGTTAAAGGTGAAGTGCTTGTCCGAACAGTATATATATCCGTAGACCCATATTTACGGGGGCGCATGAACGATGTGAAATCTTATGTTCCGCCGTTTGAACTCAATACAGTCATTTCAAGCGGTGTTATTGGGCAGGTGGTTGAATCAAAATCCACACGATTTGAAAAAAATGATATTGTCACGGGTATGCTGGGATGGCAGCAGTATTCAGTTGCAGGGGAATCCGAAATTCGAAAGGTTGATGCTACCATTGCACCTGCCTCCGCATACTTAAGTGTATTAGGACTGACAGGCTTAACCGCTTACTTTGGATTACTGGAAATCGGTCAGCCCAAAGAAGGCGAAACGGTTGTTGTGTCTGGGGCTGCAGGTGCGGTTGGTTCAATGGTCGGTCAATTAGCAAAAATTAAAGGTACTCGGGTAGTAGGAATTGCCGGTTCGGATGAGAAAGTAAATTACCTGATAAACAAATTAGGATTTGATGCAGCGATTAATTATAAAACAGAAAATGTTAAAGAGGCATTGAAAAAAGCATGCCCAAATGGGATAGATGTTTATTATGAAAATGTTGGCGGAGAAATAGGTGACGCCGTATTACCGCTTTTGAATAAGTTTGCGCGCATTCCTGTTTGCGGGGCTATTTCCACCTACAATAACAAGGAAGCTGATATTGGCCTTCGTGTACAAAGCTATTTAATTAAAACGAGCTCATTGATGAAAGGCTTCACGGTTGGTGATTATTCATCCAGGTTTCAAGAAGGAGCAGAAGCATTGGCAGGATGGCTGCAAGAAGGAAAGTTACAATATGAAGAAACAGTTACAGATGGGTTTGAACATACGATTGATGCATTTCTTGATTTATTCAAAGGAGCAAACATAGGCAAAGCCGTTGTGAAGGTAGCCGAGATTGAAAAGTAA